Part of the Athalia rosae chromosome 2, iyAthRosa1.1, whole genome shotgun sequence genome, TGTAATGAACTAGGTATAGTTGTTCAGAATTCCAACGATGAAAGATATTTCTGCGGCGCAAAATCACGACCCTCGTACTCCCCCGATATGAAATACGAGGAATACAATCGTGAATAATCAGAGTTTTCCGTTTTTGCAAAAAGATCTCAATCTCTCCCACCATCGAGTTCAAACGTTACTTGAATTCCATAAAAATTCTGCGTTCATGTCGCATTATCTTTACCTCAAATTCTTCGAGACGAATTGGGGGGCGATCGGGAGCATCGACACGTGATGGTCACGGTAAAAACATTGCTCACCGCTgcttatggaaaaattttcgatatagGTCCATCAGTAGCTACTGATTGTCGAGCACTTTTTCAAGATATGCAGATCGAACTGAACACTACTTTTCGAGTTATTACTCGACCAAAACTGAAAACTAGACTCAACACGTAGAAGattcgtatgatttttatttttggtaggCTTAGAACGCGACCGGAGAGACTTTAACAAAACAGATAACTACGACGCCGCAGTAACTGCGTACTGATGCTTACCCCAATGTCTTTCCCTCTCCTCTCcagctccttttttttcttcggcaaGGACTTACGTGTTGTCGCTTCGGCTGTTGCGGCTATACTGCCCCTCCTTCGGGAAGGAaggatctacgtacgagaCGCTACGGTGACCGAATACCGAATCGGACGTTCGCGATTAACGGTTTCGAGATttatttcggtattttttcagCAAATTCACGATACCTTTTGGTTTCACTACGAATTTCCAATGTGgccattttccaaaatttctcgcttttcgaaaatttgccaCAGTTCGTGGAAAAACTGAGCAGGGATGTCGAtagcttcattttcatttcttaaaAAGTTTTCTACCATTTCTTGTCGCGTcgttattgcatttttttcgaaaaaacacaAGATTTCGAAATTGTGGTGTAATTCGAGAACTGAGGGGCTCAGGAGAAAATGTCACGCTGCGATggccggaatttttttcagaactcTTCGCCCAatgacttatttttttatttctgctcGAGACTCGGATGGTTGGTATTTGAGAACGATGGGGTTGAGCGCGATATctcaagaaacaaaaatccgTTCGTCATTTCAATTCTGGCCaatcatgatttttttgtaGACTATTCGCTTGTCTCATTGCAACAATTCATCGGTAATATGCGTTGGTGAAGACTTAGACTGTTTATTTCTAAATAGCGAAACGAGTTTAAAAAGGTTTCATAAAGAACAAATAATATAGAGATGGAAATAGACCATGGGGACAAATAATACTGGTTTAGAGCATTTATTTCAGAATCGGGATACTTTGATACAGTATAGAGATATtatctattattatcatcggcAAATCAAACTACGATCATCGCATCTGTTGACCTCccactttttcattatttcaacgTGTTTCcgtaattattcaatgagcgAGTGACGTAGTTTTCCTAATTCTTTTTGATATAATCATGATAAATACTTGGCTAGTATTTTATGGCAATGACTTCAACAggatatcattattatcactattcgTCTGTTATTCAGGTTATTATAACCATGAGTagatgatatttttatgttaATGCTCGAAGTGTTATGATTtaataatgtatacgtatgtataatttgtgGCAACGctaaagaagaaataattttttcttttatatttcaaatttgaaatcatgATTAATAAACGTAAATATgctctgtgtatatatatccggATGTATTCTAGAATCAAACCAAGTGCAGTATTCACAGCCCGTACTTACacttaaattttaattatcgcTTATAATACTATACGGCTAATTGAACTCGAGGAATTCCACGCCACAGATACTACCTATCTTTCCAGCAGATCATAGCACCCGAGGGTATCGAATGGACAAAATCaatgtattaaaaaatattcatctatGTATCACTATAAATCAATTGGAACGGAGCCAAATCGAAGCCCCGTAGCGCTACGAAGTAAATCTTGGAATCCCTCATTTCTCGCAATTTAgagtttcaataattattccaCGAGGATCTATGTTATCATACACAGTCAGAAGATTTGCTGTGCACACCAAAGTTATCTCACAGATCTTACTTTTACcttgaaaatcaaatgatcCGAGATAACCGATAGGTGAacagataaaaaacaaactaaatgagaagtaaaataaaaataatctgtGGTAACatttattaaaattgttaaaaatccGAAATTTTACACATTCAAAACATATAtagtttcctttttccttttgttcttacttttttttttcattttttcgcaactGTTtactaataattatattaataaataagtaTCCTCTATTATTACGATATTTCACTTAATGTCTTCTCTTTCAAATATCCTTATAAGATATATAACatatacttttatttctcgttcaaGTACAATCTAATCGCGGGTGTACTGTACAATTggtatgtataaaagaaatcatCCTCAAAGTGAAAGTAGCACAGCGTATCAAAATTATAGCACAAATTATCTGACAATAACGGACACGGAAAATTCACCGATGGCAATTTTGTCGATGTGTACCGACAGTGTCATATACCTTTcctcgttgattttattttatcattcgattttgttttccaaagaaatgtttattaattttttttttttttcatatatttcttGTTCAAGTATATTTGGCACGTGTGTGTAAATCGCGTACATTGAATCATAACTCAACtacttattatacatatatgtaggaGAAGGCAGGGCAAAACAGGGAAATTGTGGAAAGCCCGAGCTTTGTGCAACTTAAATATGACGAAACTTCTTCCTCTCATGcgtatttgaaataaatgagaaagattttcaattacaatgaaaaaaacaattgataattatttcgttgAATCATCGTAATAAAAGTTATATCAACATTTAAAGTTGTTACcatcaatatttctttcaaattagttatgagaaaaaacaaaaaatatttctcaaatCCAGAATGATATTTGAAGTctttttcgatgattttacAACATTTTTGGGGTAGCTACCCCATTTTGAGTCACCGGCCCGTTTTGCGCCGCATTCCCCCATATGCATCATTAGGGTGTCGGTTATTTAGCGAATGTAACCTTTCAAGGAGGATTAATTGAATATCGAATCTTCGTCAGGAGAAAATAAGTTGTGCACAAAACGGAGCTTACTATCTCACATTTCCGGGGCCACACAGCATATACGAGTTTCCATTTACTTTAAATGGGATTTCAGTATTTTTCCGGAGCGCCAAATAAACTTTAACGTCTTTTCTATACCTTGGAGTTAGTGTTACATgctgaaaaaacaatttttctatgTATCTATTGAAATAAGTTCTTTAACCCGGAATAAGTGCACTTCCGCagaactttgttttttcatgaCGCTATCGGAAATCCAACTGATCCTGCTTGAAATTTCACATTTGCTTTAATAACGGACACCTTATAATGAATcatattgtaattattttgtaGACTTCATACAAGTTCAATATTTTCGTTactaattatcattaattatattattgttaccatttcattattattattggtattattattattaatagtattattgttattgttattattattcttgctatttttattattttcgttttattactCGCGGTTatggtttttatttcatgATAAAGGTAACTGGTTATTGATCTATCTTTTTtgttaatcatttttatttatacctatGCAAGAAACCGTCGCGGAATGATTCAAAGACCTTTTTTTacgtaaatatttaaaaagaatcaaaaaaataagagtaaaataaataaaatagaatataaaTATCTCTAAACTATAGGTTTATTATCACTACAAcgcggaaaaataatattataaataatggaAAGGAGGGTAAGAATATCTCATGATATGCAATTTAACTCGGCATAAAATAGGAATAAcaacggataaaaattttcgtaataaTTGAGGGCGAGTGAGATTTAAGATCATTGTCTGTAAAtaacttattttctctcttttttttttaactttttgttttgtttgtttgaaaatcaatcgatgaaTAAGATtctattatgtatacatggatGCAGCATTTTTCCCATAAATGGCAAAGATTTTTAAGAGGTGAATTTAAATTTAAGTAATTTATACCTACAGCACTACAGGAATACTCAAATTGCGAGGAACTAtccagaaatatatatattcactaGATAATTAATTCGTTAGTCCGGATAAGTTCACCGCGTTTTGTTTTAAACAGTTCATAGAACAGTAGAacataaaatatttctaagtaaaaattatttattaaaataacgAAGTTAACTATAATTGTGATGTCCTTCACCGATTTCTCTCtgttgttttattcattttttttcttttctgctttCTTAATGTCCATATAGTTATTTGTTGTTATTCGGTTGACGAATTcgttaaaaaagttttttttttcttttctcattcacatttaggaaatatatttataagtatatgtatgttgTTACTCTCTTTCAATCGACGACGTGGTAGAATAAATCGAGGGAAAGGaagggagaacaaaaaataggatagaaaagaaaaacggcaATACAAGATTGAATTTAGTATGCACTTCACTGTCTTCCACAAAACAAACTGcactgtttgaaaaataaattaatctcGTATCGAAATCGATGCACTGTAGGTAGGTCTTAGCCAATCCAAGGCAGCCATCAGCTAGGCTGAGGTGGAGTAAGTTTCACCAGAAGCCAAGTGTAAAGAGGTAACTTTTGCTTATCCACCAATTCATATTTGAGATTTGTCAGTCCATCTGTAGCGAATCTCTTCTTCCCACTCTTCAGGAACTCGTACCTttaaagacaaagaaaaaatgaattgatgCAAAATTGTTAAAGTTAGCATTGCGTTATTGAAAACATGAGAACAATCATaagataattgaatttttcgaacctttTTGGATTAGCTTTCTCCTTCTTGTGAGTGAGCATTTTATATCTGGCAATATTGGCGGGATAACGGGATATGTGAAGACCATGGGCCTTGATGCGATTAGCCATGTCGTCATCCTCGCCACCCCATCCCCAATATACATTGCTAAATCCATTTACAAGTCTAAATTGTTCCCTGGACATCGCTGACACACCGCCAAATATGTCTGGATATGGTAACCTGTATgcaaaaggataaaaaaaaaaaaataatatcattacGAAACCACGTTACAAGATGTTACATGACATTATTCATACTATCAACTATGCTGTCAATAAATGTGatagatatatttttgaattttcgttaattaattacctgTATTTAAATTTGTCGATAGCGACAGACATGTGCCTCGGTTGTTCGGGACATGTGTAGAGATTTCTGTCGTCTTCTGGTAAAAGATCAACGTCATGAAATATGAAACAATCAAAGGAATATTCCTTGAGAGCCTCAACGTACCCAACATTCATTAACATCGCTCTATTGAACTGCACCGTAcctgaagcaaaaaaaaaaaaaaaataaaataaaataaaatagaaattggCATATTTGAGCCaattatccaattttttcacaGGTAGGTACACATATCTATATGCAAATATATTGCGGAATATTTGGTACACCGTTAGttccacgtatacatatatttagtTTACCTGTATACTActggtatatgtatgttacctatattgtatgtatgtacaatatacgtatgtatctacAGTTACAAGCAATATCGAATTTGCTAAAGCCCTATTAATGCAGTGCACATGTATaggattttcatttcactatttccTGATATATTTCAACGGTCCAATTCTCGAGACCGTGAAAAGTATGTGCGAGTATTACGTGGACATACATATAGATTGCACGTCACAGGATCTCCTAGATTcagttttttccttctttgaaatttccttattaattttgttcatctatccccgatttttttattttttttttttgctaccaaCATTTAGATGGAGAAATATTACCGtgacaaagaaaaatggataaaaaaatattataagagaatgaaaattcgaataggACGTAGGAAGTTAAAGGTATATGTTATTACACGTAATCCACTCGTAGTAGTCGTTTTCTCGGAGGAAATTCCCTCGGGAACGTTAGCTGCAGCTTCGGTCTCGGGGCTCGTTAATCATTTGGCGTGAGATAGCACCCCCTGCGCTAGATACTCTACCCGTCATTACAGAAAACCTTTCCCCGTAACGCCCAGCAAAGGTGTgttatatataattacatatatatatatatatatatatgcaggtataatatattgttTTACTCAAAAgctcgcgatattttttgtcattgttCTAACTAAACCGCGCAAAACATGTTTCTTTAAGGGTCTACCTCCTTTTCAAGCTCTGAACTCTTGATCCACGAGAAGTTATTTCGTTAAAACTTAGAAACAGTTTCTCATCCCCCGATAGTATGTCGATAAATACTCGACAAAATAGAATCTGTTTTATACTTTTGAACGGATAACGATTAAACGGCGATTTCGTTATGAATCAGAAATCAACGAAGCGACGAAGtgaatgaacaaaataaaataacggggAACGGTAGTTTTTCAACAGTAAACCTCGGTACTATACGATGGCAGAAAATCTCTTGGAAAATCGGAAAACGAGGGTTTATTCCCAGTAAAAAGAATCAATTACCGAAAGAGCATATagccctctctctctctcttctctccatTCTACAAATGTAGTAAggtcttccaatttttctttgctaTTCGGCCACGCAGTCCCTGAAGTCGTCGCAATTCCGAGGGTTGGTAACTATGTAAACGGGaaataaaagaggagagagaaaaaaaaaaaatcgaatacccGGCCATTTTAACGGATAAGCACCCCGAAGAACCCAGATTTATACTCTACATTTCAGGGGTAACAAACGGAGATTTTTATCATGCCTATTACGAGGACGCCAAACACCCGGAAATTTTTATGTGTCTAATTTTCGACAACCTGTGTAATTATCAAATCGTCAGGATTCTATTTCCAAGTAGAGACATCGTGTAACAAatgtcgaaagagaaaaaaatttcagacgtGAATCCGAATGAATTTCAGACTCCTGCAGTTCGGCGCTCATTATtcttacataggtatagagCAGAGACATATAGAATTTATTGGAACGGTTCCAAAGTTGGGTATAAAATTTGCAGAATCTGCCGATTCCGCAGGCGTATAGACTTTTCTCATACAATTCACGGGATGTCAAGTGGATGCAGCTGCAGAGGAGTCTGGAGGAGTTTGTAAAATCCATCGAGGAAGTAGAATAAAGCTTTTACGTAACATGGATAAAGTTTAATTGAATCGttaaattattgtaaatatagGAGTGAACCTATCGGTCGAACAATGCCGCCCTAAAGGTATAGGCGGTGTATTATAACTGCAATGCGGCAACGTCCGTCCTAATATACCAACGTATACGACGTTCATATAAACTTCTATAGCATCAGGTGTATGTAGAAACAGTGTTACGTAAAACGGATGCTACGTATGTAGCTATACATATTCGTTCGTACGATCCCTGAAATACTCTGAATTACTCACCATGCTGTTCGACAATAAATATCGTGTAATCAATTTGCTGTCGAAGTAAAACCAAATGAAGATTGTAGACAAGAGTCGATAAATGCTGAGGTCTCGCGCGGTAAGGAACAATAATTGCTACGTGATACCGAGCTTCGCATTCCTTAGGGAATCCTCTGCCGCCTCGTTCCAATTttccggaaaaaaatttctccgctTCGGCACTGCTGGGAGTCTGTTTAGCAATGGTCACCGGTCCGCCTgtgcgaaaacgaaaaatttcacgaatgaaAACAGCTTCTGCTCGACTCGACGGGATGGATTTTCGAGaggatttttcttccttttcaattttcaaatgcgAAGAATGTTCACTTACTGAGGTTTGGGGGAATGAGCGAACACCTCGGTAATATGGCAACAGGAATTTCTGTGGCGTTTTGTAAAACGGTAATTTCCTGAGGGTTATTTCCGTCTGGACGAACTGTAGTAGGTTCAAGTTTCGCTGAGTTATCAGGAACCTTTTGCACCAAAAAATGCGTTTCGTTTGAATTCGTAGTGTTTGCTGATATATTGACAACACCGCCAATAGAAAGACTCGGAACGGTAACTGGACCGTAAATGATAAATCTCCTAGgatgatttttataattatgtcCAGcgttcctgaaacaaaaattagaaaaaacgtACAGTACATCGGTTGTATcgacgaatttcaatttttcttcacaaaaTTACTCTATACGAGCATTGTTTCTCGTCTCTTCATGATTAGGGTTGATTTTATTGTTTCTCGTATCGAAGAAACAACGATACTCGACAACACCACATCTCAACGACGCACATCAAATGCTGACGTATAACGAGCGTCAATAACGTTTATGTAAGAGAAGGCAAACATAAtgggggatatatatatatgcgtctACTCTGTGCGAAGTGAAGGAAGATTGGTTAATATTTGAACGTTTCGGTGGTGGAGAACAGCTAAGTTAATAACTCTAATGGATTATTATTCGTCTTCGCCACCGCTGCTGCTCCTGTAGACGGATTGAAACGATCTGATGTTTTTTACGATAAACTACGCCACATACGCAATTCCGCCAAGTTCTACGATATTACATTGTTTTAACACGAGCTTATTAACGCGAGTTACTCAAACCTCAGAAGGCTCAATCCGTCATAACATCATGGGGTATAATTGAAGAACGAATGAAGACATAAAAAAAGGCTTATGTCTTCCTTATACTCTTGGACGACCAATTCCAGATCCTTACAATTAGCGGAATTCCTTGAATTTTTATGCGTAATTCACTAACTTTGATTAAATAGAGAGAAATCTGGAATAACTTCTTCTCTCTAATTCCCGCGGAATACAGGATCCAtgattataaatttgaataagaatatccgATCTTTAAATTGGATGATTTGATGATTCTTCCTTTTTAGATAATTTCTCTCTTACTTCTGAAtgcggcgaattttttttacatgtctaattgtaagctaaAATtgggtaaaattattttactgcACCCTGTGGTACATCGTACCTACGAGCTCgccgaatttgaaatttttttatcggagtTATAAAATAGCCAAGtacaaaaaaagttttccctGTATGATTATTTCCCATGAGAATCTTTAAGGACAAGGCGGGCTATTTTAGCGTTAAGATAAACAGAATTTAACTTTCGAGTAActctttttcatcaattttggaGCGTTCGAGTCTctgaaagcagaaaaaaaacccaaaacaCCCCGATTAAGGGCCAccctatataatacatattatatcatCGTACATGGAATTCCAAAGTTACAGTTTATCTACCAAATAAGGGGATTTAAAGTAGCAGTTACTAACTTTTCGTGACAGCTATAACTCAGGATTTCAGTTTCTCAAACATAGGATATAGGGGGAAACCGCGGCGTAGAGAATTCTCTGGTGTTCTTCTTATCGCCAATAAAAACGTTTTATTGTCATAGTTCGCACGAGTTTCAGAGTTTTCAACTTTACTTATGTGCAGTAATagcaaaagaaatgaaaagaataaacaaatatatatcaaaagtaaaggggaataaaaaactaaGTCGTGATGAAATTCAGTACACGTGTACAGTACCACTGATatgtaagaaataattttttttttcttccttcatatTTCTTTTACTCAACGTCAAAAGTTCTTGTTACATTCTTTGGAATCCTTAAGATATGGATAAAAATCTAGTTAAAGTCACACAGGCTTTTGAAATTCTCTCTAGCTTTCACGCACCGAAGACTTTCAGATCGAATAACTGAAATGGAAAtgggtggaagaaaaaaaaaataaaaaatttctcttccttGTCAGGatgctttatttcttttccgttACCTCAAAGAAAACGCGTCCTGAAGGGTTcagagaaatggaagaaaatgcATAAGATAGTAACTCCAGTATTAGAATATCATATCTTATGCAGCACCAATAATTTTCTCGAGCTTTTCAGTCTCGTCTTTACAACCGTTACCCGACACGAGTTAAAGTGAGATAGTCTCCTATCTGGATACGTCACTGgtgaaaagaaagacaaaaaaaaaaacagaacaaataTGAAAACACATCTCGCAAAAGTTTGAGGTTGGGTGCACAATTATTGGGTGTTTTTGTATCGTATACTTATACGCGGTGGCGTTACTTTTCGGGATCAACACTTTCTATACAAAGTTATCCCCATATAACGTAtacgttctctctctctctttctctttctttacgCATATATCGTGTCACCAGAAGTCCCGTCTTCCATTTCGTCTccagaattcaaaaaaatcgaacaaatctGTACCCAAGTTGGCCGTCGTAGGGGGTAAGTTCAGTGTGGACCGGTAGACGTGAAGATATAAAATCGTTCAACACGTTTCCCACCAAACGGAACtaatttttccttaattttttcctcccttcctttctctcttttttctcatctttttcacccctaccataacaacgataataattacggGTATAAATAATGAGAATTTCTTCAGAGCGTTCTAAACGATATCGTTTCAGCTGAGTAAGCAATT contains:
- the LOC105689135 gene encoding beta-1,4-N-acetylgalactosaminyltransferase bre-4 isoform X2 codes for the protein MTVPSAVGLWHRAHLYKALACIVLALIALQYLLSGVLDRRSIETIFQVNATRNAGHNYKNHPRRFIIYGPVTVPSLSIGGVVNISANTTNSNETHFLVQKVPDNSAKLEPTTVRPDGNNPQEITVLQNATEIPVAILPRCSLIPPNLSGPVTIAKQTPSSAEAEKFFSGKLERGGRGFPKECEARYHVAIIVPYRARPQHLSTLVYNLHLVLLRQQIDYTIFIVEQHGTVQFNRAMLMNVGYVEALKEYSFDCFIFHDVDLLPEDDRNLYTCPEQPRHMSVAIDKFKYRLPYPDIFGGVSAMSREQFRLVNGFSNVYWGWGGEDDDMANRIKAHGLHISRYPANIARYKMLTHKKEKANPKRYEFLKSGKKRFATDGLTNLKYELVDKQKLPLYTWLLVKLTPPQPS
- the LOC105689135 gene encoding beta-1,4-N-acetylgalactosaminyltransferase bre-4 isoform X1: MTSDKHAYLRLCSTFHYRSSVKLNIAIVEDCGVVGEDFGKCGEIYGSTFPILGLDYASSSYDKADRREGQQRDNLKEVCCRPYAMTVPSAVGLWHRAHLYKALACIVLALIALQYLLSGVLDRRSIETIFQVNATRNAGHNYKNHPRRFIIYGPVTVPSLSIGGVVNISANTTNSNETHFLVQKVPDNSAKLEPTTVRPDGNNPQEITVLQNATEIPVAILPRCSLIPPNLSGPVTIAKQTPSSAEAEKFFSGKLERGGRGFPKECEARYHVAIIVPYRARPQHLSTLVYNLHLVLLRQQIDYTIFIVEQHGTVQFNRAMLMNVGYVEALKEYSFDCFIFHDVDLLPEDDRNLYTCPEQPRHMSVAIDKFKYRLPYPDIFGGVSAMSREQFRLVNGFSNVYWGWGGEDDDMANRIKAHGLHISRYPANIARYKMLTHKKEKANPKRYEFLKSGKKRFATDGLTNLKYELVDKQKLPLYTWLLVKLTPPQPS